The Leptotrichia sp. oral taxon 215 str. W9775 genome has a segment encoding these proteins:
- a CDS encoding autotransporter domain-containing protein translates to GSKSTFQAYVTHQRAFKEQDLSFEAAYTGLSNAKFTVKGIGLSKNQTWVGAGVLTEVNPGFAWYVNYDGKIEKKGRNNVFTTGLRFSF, encoded by the coding sequence ATGGAAGCAAGAGTACATTCCAGGCGTATGTAACACACCAGAGAGCATTTAAGGAACAGGATTTAAGCTTTGAAGCGGCATATACAGGACTGTCAAATGCCAAGTTCACAGTAAAAGGAATAGGACTGTCGAAGAATCAGACATGGGTAGGAGCAGGAGTTCTTACGGAAGTAAATCCAGGTTTTGCATGGTATGTAAACTACGATGGAAAGATAGAGAAAAAAGGAAGAAATAACGTATTTACAACTGGTCTGAGATTTAGTTTCTAG